Sequence from the Populus nigra chromosome 17, ddPopNigr1.1, whole genome shotgun sequence genome:
AAGGGCAGCCACGGTTGAGGAAGAGATGGGTGTATCTGTGGACATGGGAGAGGAGGACTTAATTGCAGACTTGGCAGTCGACACCGGGGATAAAGAAGCTGAAATGGAAAGTGAAACTGAACACACATCTAGTAGTCAGACCCCTCTACTCTTTGTACTCGACGATGATCATTCCTCGCCAGAGAATATCCATGAGGTAAACTCTCTTGCTCCATCCTCCAATCCTGTTTTGAATACTCCTATTGGTTACAAATTACCTGCCAGGAAAAATAGGGGAAAGCCTCCAGCTAGATACTCCCCTAGCACAGAGGGAAAACAATCGAAGTATCCCATCTCCAACCATGTAACAACTCAAATGCTGACCAAACCACTTAGAGACTTTACCAATAAGCTGTCAGCTCATCATATCCCGCATGAAATTCAGGAAGCCTTGACCGATCCTAAGTGGGCACGAGCAGTAGAAGAGGAGATGGAAGcactgatgaaaaataaaacatgggcACTTATTCCACTGCCGAAGGGGAAGAAAACAGTTGGGTGTAGATGGGTCTTCTCTATCAAACACAAAGCGGATGGAACCATTGAGCGGTTTAAAGCAAGACTGGTAGCAAAAGGATATACTCAGACATATAGAGTGGACTATCAGGAGACTTTTTCTCCGGTAGCAAAGTTAAACACTATTCGAGTGCTGTTATCACTAGCAGCAAATCTAGATTGGCCGCTACAccaatttgatgtaaaaaatgctTTCTTGCATGGAGACCTGGAAGAAGAGGTGTATATGGACATCCCACCTGGATATACCTCATCCCCAAATACTGGAATTGTTTGCAAACTACAGAAGGCATTATATGGGCTAAAGCAATCACCTCGCGCGTGGTTTGGGAGATTCAGTATGGCAATGAAGAAATATGGCTTTCAACAAAGCAACTCGGATCATACTCTATTTCTAAAACAACGACAGGGAAAGGTGACTGCATTGAtaatctatgtggatgacatgatCATTACTGGAGACGATACAGAAGAAATCTTGAAACTACAGGAACAATTGGCTACCGAATTCGAGATGAAGAACTTAGGAGGACTAAAGTATTTCCTTGGGATTGAAGTGGCTAGATCAAACCGAGGCATATTTCTTTCACAAAGGAAATATGTGCTAGACCTACTAACCGAAGTAGGAATGCTTGACTGCAAACCGGCCGACACCCCCATGATTCAAAATCAGAAATTTGGGGACTCTACGGAAAGGGCTTCAACTAATAAGGAAAGGTATCAACGGCTGGtgggaaaattaatttatttgtcacATACTCGCCCTGATATTTGTTATGCAGTAAGCATAGTCAGCAAATTTATGCATTGTCCGAATGAAGAACACATGGATGCTGTAATTAGAATACTACGTTACTTAAAATCAGCTCCTGGAAGAGGCctcttattttctaaaaatggtCATCTAGCGGTTGAAGGATACACAGATGCTGACTGGGCAGGAAGCATATCGGATAGAAAATCTACGTCGGGATACTTCACATTTGTTGGCGGCAACTTAGTCACATGGAGGAGCAAGAAACAAAAGGTAGTTGCCTTGTCAAGTGCAGAAGCCGAGTTTCGAGGAATGGCAAAGGGACTATGCGAATTATTATGGCTCAAGAGGTTATTGTCCGAAATTGGGTTCAGTCCAGAATCAAAGATGAACCTATACTGCGATAATAAAGCTGCCATCGAAATATCTCACAACCCAGTTCAACATGACCGCACAAAACATATCGAGATAGACaggcatttcatcaaacaaaatctCGAAGAAGGGGTGATTAATTTTCCATTCGTGAGGTCAGAAAACCAGCTCGCAGATATCCTTACAAAGGCCGTCTCCAGCAAAATTTTTCAGAATTCACTTGACAAGTTGGGCATCGAAGATATCTTTGCaccaacttgagggggagtgttagCATTTACTGTCATTGGAGAGATTCTAGGAATTGATTTATTCTACAGTTGTAAATTTCCTAATTATAATAGGAACCTAGAACGttacaaattcttttttttttgtatatatactacAACAGTGTAAACGTAAGATTTTAATAAAGATTTTACAATTACCAAATTTCCTTCCTTACTTTCAACTACTACATTACAAAGGTTTTCACATTACCTTTGTCAATACTGAGTTTAACCATAAACGCTTACTTAAATCTAGAGGATCTGATTCCCTGAAAGGTTTGCCCGACTTTCAGTTCGAATCCATTCCTGATGGCCTCCCTCCCTCGGATGAGAATGCCACCCAAGATTTGCCTGGACTTTGTGAAGCTGCCAGGAAGAACTTGTTGGCGCCATTTAATGACCTGCTAGACAAGCTGAATGACACAGCATCACCTGATGTTCCCCCGGTGACTTGCATCGTCTCTGATGGTTTCATGCCAGTCGCTATTGATGCTGCAGCGAAGCGCGAAATTCCTATTGCGTTGTTCTTTACTATCTCTGCTTGCAGCTTCATGGGGTTTaaacaatttcaagcactcaaAGAAAAAGGTCTTGCACCACTAAAAGGTATGGACAAGGAATTCAAGTTTCTCTTGACCAATTaactatgttcttttttttttaatataaattctttGTAATATGCTCGAGTACATGTTCATCCATGTACACATAATTATGAGTATTTCCATGTTCCCTTTTTAGCCCACATAATTGTAtcctttgtttttcctttttattggtTGTAAGATCTTAGCACGGTGACTATATTTCGAAATACCATGGCAAAGTTGGTAGAGATGGTGCTCGTCGCATCATTACTGCCTCTTTCAGCACAACCTTTCATCACAAACTATTGACTTTTGCTCTCTTTCAATTTATCTCGAGTCATTTTACTTATATACAAGCATGTTGTTCACAAATTAACCCTATCGTTTACAAAATTACTCAtgcattcaaattttaattgcaGACGCGAGCTTTTTAACAGATGGCTATCTAGACAGAGTAGTAgatgttggtgggaggaaccactggtggtggctttgaaacactcagaggggataaaacacaaagttttatttcatgaacacaagcttacaggagcaaaaataaatacaacaagcttaacaatacacaccctctctttctctctagtgtttctctctattctctctactctcccacacataatagcataagcttagcttgctatttatacacgaattcaaaacaagaaaattcaacctttaagtgtgaaggcggctgtggacggtggtgtgaaggtggctggcggctgcggctggtggctggcggctggttGGTGGCggctggtggttgccttccttgaccatctagattgagtttaatattcaacagTAGACTGGATTCCAGGAATGAAAGATATACGATTGAGGGATCTTCCGAGTTTTATGCGCACAACAGATCCAAATGACTGTCTGTTTAACTTCTCCATGGAATCTGTTGGGAGATCTCCTTCAGGTTCTGCAGTCATTTTCCATACTTTCGATTCTTTGGAGCAAGAAGTCCTGACTTCCCTTTACTCTATGTTTCCTCGTGTCTACACAATCGGTCCACTTCAATTACTTCTCAATCAAATTCAAGAAGATGATCTAGATTCTATTGATTGTAACCTATGGAAAGAAGAAGTTGAGTGTCTCCAATGGCTTGATTCCAAGAAACCCAACTCAGTAATTTATGTGAATTTTGGTAGCGTAGCAGTGGCTACAAAAGAGCAGCTCGTTGAATTTGGAATGGGACTTTCTAAGAGTGGTCACCCGTTTTTATGGATAATACGACCTGACATGATCACCGGCGACTCCGCGATATTGCCACCAGAATTCActgaagaaacaaaagaaaggggCTTTATTTGTAGTTGGTGTCCACAAGAGGAAGTTCTCAACCACCCATCTATTGGAGGTTTTCTAACACATTGTGGTTGGGGTTCCACAATTGAGAGCATTTCTTCTGGCGTGACTATGCTTTGTTGGCCGTCCTTCGGTGATCAGCAAACAAACTGTCGGTATACATGCAATGAGTGGGCAATAGGAATGGAGATTGATAGCAATGTGACGAGAGAAAATGTGGAAAAACAAGTGAGAGAGTTGATGGAAGGAGAAGAAggtaagaaaatgaagaagaaagccaTGGAGTGGAAGAGGTTAGCTCTCGAGGCCACTCGTCCAAGTGGCTCATCATCCATGAATTTAGACAAGTTGGTGACGGAAGTGCTCTTGTCAAGAAATCAAACTTGTGACGTATAACAAGAAAACAATTGAAGCTCAAGACAAGACAGAGAGACACCTGTATTCCTTTGTTGTTTCCTAAAGTTATTGTGGTGGATATATTTCCAATTAATATCTCTTGTATTCTGCGATTAAATATCATCCATAGGCCAATTGGCCCCAGTGGTTCATCATCCATCGATCTAGACAAGTTGGTGATGGAAGTGCTCTTGTCATGAAATAAAAACCGTGTCTTTATTGAAAGATAATTAAAGCTCAAGACAAATGTATTGCTTCCAAGGTCATTAGTGTCAGTGCATTGCTTAGTTATATTTCATACATACATTGCTAATGTTGTGTGTTGATTGTTTTTCCTAAATAATGGTGTACTTGTTGTGGTAATTTTAATTACCAAAGGACAAGAGAGACCGTTCGAGGGATTTGTGCCCGTTCAAGAGACcacttatttaatttatgaaacgATGAGGCATAAGTAATTAAATCTTGATAACATAACAATGTCTACTTAGTCGGTTATGGATATATAATAACTAAGTTATGACAATACAGAGGAAtcacgtgaaaaaaaaaaaaaaaaaagggagagacGATGCTGAAAAAGCATGTTGAGAAACAACAAATAATAACAGCTACTGTAAcatcacatattaaaaaatcacgTCAAGGAGTGCAGATGCAGGTTGGACTTGTTGGCAAAGGACGTCAATTATGAGCCCTTTTCGAAAGAAAACTTCAAGGTGTGTACAAACTTCAGGTTCAACTTCGGGCCTACCGGAGATTTTTTGTCAATAAGTGAATATCGGGTTTCTTTGACATTAAAACTGAGTACAAAGTAATTTACAATAACAATATGGTTTGggttaaaaaaatgagattaatataaataagataaacccaaaaataaactGTCTGTAAGGTTTTATCATCAGTGGAGTATGGTCATGGTTGGATCGGGTTATTTGGGCAGAATGTCTTGACAGGCTTCTCAGGGGCGGTGGTAGGTGTTTATGCCCCTTGCAATCAAGCTGACAGACTTCTTCTTTGGAAGGACCTTCGTATTCTGAAGGCTGCTTTTGAGTGTCCTTGGTTTTTAGCAGGTGACTTCAATGAAACTATGTTGCGAAGTGACAGAAGCAGTGGCTTCATTAACAAGGTGGGTTCAACGGCTTTTAGACATTTTATTGATGATTGCAACCTAATCGAGTACAACATGTCAGAGGGTTTGTGCACCTGGTTTCGTGGGGGATCCATGAGTAAACTAGACCGTATTTTTTCTAGTCCTTGTTGTCATTTGCAATTCCCCCTTTTGTCTCTTCAACGGCTTCCAAGAGGGTTCTCTGATCATTGCCCTTTAATCCTAGGGGTTTCACCTGCAGAAAAAGGTTGGATTCCTTTCAAATTCATGGATTGTTGGCTCCACCatccaaattttaaagatatcgTAAAGGGTATATGGGATGAAGCTTGCAATGAATTTTCAGGTCAGTTCAAGCTCATTAAGAAGCTCAGCTTTATGGCAACTCGGCTCAGACAGTGGAACAGGGTTGGTTTTGGGCATCAGGAGACTGCTTTGTCATTGATCCAAAGCAATATTTCAGCTATAGAAAAGAAATCAGAATACGGGCAATTATCTACTGTAGAGCAGAACTCGCTTGATTCATTGATCAAGAAACAGTGGCAATGTAACTTGCATATAGAAAGCATGTGGCGTCAAAAGTCTCGCCAAATTTGGTGTCGCCTGGGCGATCGCAACACGCGTTTCTTCCATCTAGTTGCTAACTTCAGGAGGGCTAAAAACCATCTCAAGAAAGTGGTTCATAATGGTTCTGTTGTTGAAGGTTTACCGGTCATAAAAGATGCGGCAGTTAACTTCTTCTCCAACTTATTCAGAAGTCCTGATAGATTCCGAATTGGTTTAGGGCCTGTTGGTTTTAAAACACTCTCGGCTTCTTCTTCAGCTAACTTGGAGCGAGATATCACTTTGGAAGAATTAAAGCAGAGTGTTTGGGATTGTGATGGGAGCAAGAGTCCGGGTCCAgatggtttcaatttcaaattctacAGGCTTGCTTGGAATTTTATTGCAGATGATCTATTAGACCTGGCCAAGAATTTCTTCAAAACAGGTAGGCTTCCAAAAGGAGTCaatcatgtttatgttcatcTAATTCCGAAGATAGCTTCCCCAATTGGCTTCAAAGATTTCAGGCCTCTTAGTTTGATTCATGGCATTTACAAGATAATGGCAAAGGTTCTTTCTAGCCGTCTGAAAGTGGTTATGCATGACCTTATTAGTGAGAATCAAACAGCTTTCTTGGCAGGGAGGCAAATAATTGATGGGTTTTTGGTTGCCAATGAAGCAGTTCATTCCTTGAAAAGACACAGAGTGTCGAGCCTTATCTTTAAGGTGGATTTTCACAAAGCTTTCGATAGTGTGCAGTGGGATTATTTAGAGCAGGTTATGAGGCATATGGGTTTTGGTGAAAAATGGATTAATTGGATCAACACTTGCATCTCCACTGCAAAATTATCAGTGTTGATTAATGGATCTCCTTCTAAGGAATTCTTGATGGGCCGTGGGATTCGCCAAGGTGACCCCCTTTCTCCATTCCTTTTTCTAATAGCAGCAGAGGGATTATCTGTTTTGTTTCAAAGAGCagcttcaaatgattttttcaaaggTATCCCTTTTGGAGACAGCTTTTGCCTCAGTCACCTACAATATGCAAACGACACTTTGATCTTCATGCCTGCTAATCTTCATATGGTCAAAACAGTTAAAAGGATCATGTTGTGGTTCGCTATTTGTTCAGGTTTGCACATTAACTTCCATAAAAGCTCTTTAATTGGCATAAATGTTGGGGAAGATACTTGTGCTAGTATGGCACATTCAGTCTTTTGCAGATTTGATTTCTTGCCTTGTTTTTATCTAGGCATGCCTTTAGGATCCAATCCTAAAAGATTGTCTACATGGAAGCCTATTATTGAGAATTTCAGACGAAAGTTGAGCATGTGGAGAGGTCGTATGTTTAGTATGGCAGGACGTATCTGCTTAATCAAAAGTGTCTTGAGTTCATTGCTAGTATATTAtatgtcttcttttcttatgcCCAAAGGTGTCTGTAATATACTAACATCTATTCAACGAAGATTCTTGTGGTCTGGAGTGgcgaagcaaaagaaaatctgCAAGGTGCAGTGGCGTACTGTTGTGAAAGCTAGAAAAGAAGGAGGCCTCGGGTTGGGttctttaatgttaaaaaatatatccatgcTTTTCAAATGGATATGAAGGCTAAGCTTACCAGAACAAGCCTTATGGAAACAGGTAACAACCCATCTTTACTCCCCAACTTTCGAGAATGGAATCCCAAAATTGCATGGTCATATTTCCCCATTTTGGAAAGACGTTTTGTCAATCTTGGATCCAAACAGTGTCATCGGCTTATTATTGCgtgaaaacattaaattcaagaTTGGAGATGGATCCTCCATCCTTTTCTGGTCTGACGTGTGGATAGGATCAAATGCTTTACGTAGCATTTTCCCTAAGCTTTACCAAATTTCTACTTTTCGGAATGGTTTGGTTAATGAGATGGGTCAATGGGTGAATGATCAATGGCGATGGAATCTGGTTTGGCGTAGGAAGCTCTTATCTTATGAAGAGcaacaatatcatcatttgCTCTCAATGCTGGAGCCAACGATAATTCGTCAAGGAAAAGATGACAAACTTATATGGCCATGCAATTCTGATGGCAGCTTCTCAGTTAAATCGTGTTGCACCCTAATTGACAATACCTCCTCTGCGACTGATAGAGTCTTCGAAGCCAATGTTTGGATTAAAGGGGCTCCTCCGAAAGTTCAGGTGTTTCTCTGGTTGGCAGTACAGGACAAAGTTAGTACAAGAGCTTTTCTCCATCAACGAACTGTTTTGTCTGCCACACAAGCGTCATGTGTCTTTTGCAACTCAAATTTGGAAACCTCAGAGCATCTTTTTATACATTGTAACTTTTCTAGGAGTGTTTGGATgaaagttttggattggtggggTATCCAATGTTGTTTACCGAGAACAATTGACTTGCTTCTTCTGCAGTGGCCCGAAATGGTTCATGGCAAATTCCAAAGATCAGCTTGGAGATTAATTTCAAGTAGTACTATTTGGGGTATATGGTTGCTgaggaacaaaattgtttttgaggagggaactataaacttgtttgattgtttctccaccatccttcatcgggttgctatttggttgcatactcaagattcaaactttaattatacaggaaatgacctcttaagatcttctgatggcatcaaattatggtgtaataagaaatcttaggtagtcttcttgttgtttgctgtagtagatcagtttttttcttttttcttttttcttttttatattgcttGTATTTCTCTTTGGCTATTCGCTTTATGGCCTTCTCAATATACTCTCgatgattatcaaaaaaaaaaaactgtctgTAAGGTTTTGGATTCGGTATATAATATCCACCAGAGAGATATTGACTATGGATTCAAAGCTAATTCAAAGgataatttatttactttttaaaaaataatataaattatattttaaaatttattttaaaattttaagttgaattgATTCTTGGATATGGTATTAGAGTTTTGATAACCATACGATcatgagttcaaatctcatcattcttatttatttaattaaaaaattaaatcaaggtTTTAATTTGAGGGAGTGtattaaacaataatataaataatatctttagaCCTCATTTaatagattaaatttttaaattgaattaattctaCCCTTAACCATAGACAACAGCctaacaaattaatataata
This genomic interval carries:
- the LOC133677091 gene encoding 7-deoxyloganetin glucosyltransferase-like, giving the protein MTCKILADHKPHAVCLPAPAQSHIKSMLKLAKLLFYKGFHITFVNTEFNHKRLLKSRGSDSLKGLPDFQFESIPDGLPPSDENATQDLPGLCEAARKNLLAPFNDLLDKLNDTASPDVPPVTCIVSDGFMPVAIDAAAKREIPIALFFTISACSFMGFKQFQALKEKGLAPLKDASFLTDGYLDRVVDVVDWIPGMKDIRLRDLPSFMRTTDPNDCLFNFSMESVGRSPSGSAVIFHTFDSLEQEVLTSLYSMFPRVYTIGPLQLLLNQIQEDDLDSIDCNLWKEEVECLQWLDSKKPNSVIYVNFGSVAVATKEQLVEFGMGLSKSGHPFLWIIRPDMITGDSAILPPEFTEETKERGFICSWCPQEEVLNHPSIGGFLTHCGWGSTIESISSGVTMLCWPSFGDQQTNCRYTCNEWAIGMEIDSNVTRENVEKQVRELMEGEEGKKMKKKAMEWKRLALEATRPSGSSSMNLDKLVTEVLLSRNQTCDV